The following proteins come from a genomic window of Flavobacterium eburneipallidum:
- a CDS encoding cupin domain-containing protein, whose protein sequence is MKLTPIIKILFLFLIVNQSVLSQELNVEKEKYTIENCVNHFELDKAIKTKVGYQYWFIDKNFIDGNTMKLSVVGPGLSTHPPHKHVEEEFFFIIEGTATFYLDGKTVTAGAYTSFYCPSNVEHGISNAGNTELKYLVLKKYEKK, encoded by the coding sequence ATGAAACTAACTCCAATTATTAAAATTTTATTTCTCTTTTTGATTGTAAATCAATCGGTTTTGTCTCAAGAATTGAATGTTGAAAAAGAAAAATATACTATCGAAAATTGTGTCAATCATTTTGAGTTAGACAAAGCTATAAAAACCAAAGTTGGATACCAATATTGGTTTATTGATAAGAATTTTATTGATGGAAATACTATGAAGTTGAGTGTTGTGGGGCCTGGTTTATCCACACATCCGCCACACAAACACGTTGAAGAGGAGTTCTTTTTTATTATTGAAGGTACCGCTACTTTTTATTTAGACGGAAAAACAGTAACGGCAGGAGCTTACACCAGTTTCTATTGTCCATCGAATGTGGAACATGGAATTAGCAATGCAGGAAATACGGAATTAAAATATTTGGTATTAAAAAAATATGAAAAGAAATAG
- a CDS encoding GMP reductase has product MRIETELKLGFKDVMIRPKRSTLKSRSEVSLSREFKFLHSSVTWSGVPIMAANMDTVGTFEMALTLSKENLFTAIHKHYSVDQWTYFMKNAPENIQDYIAVSSGTSKNDFKKMGEIFDQNPQLKFICIDVANGYSEHFVLFLKQARKQYPDKVIIAGNVVTGEMVEELLLAGADIVKVGIGPGSVCTTRVKTGVGYPQLSAIIECADAAHGLGGHIISDGGCTTPGDVSKAFGAGADFVMLGGMLAGHTESGGELIEIEGEKYKKFYGMSSETAMNKHVGGVAEYRASEGKTVQIPYKGNVSITLKDILGGIRSTCTYVGASKLKELTKRTTFIRVLEQENVIFNK; this is encoded by the coding sequence ATGCGAATAGAAACCGAACTCAAATTAGGATTTAAAGATGTTATGATAAGACCCAAACGCTCTACTTTGAAGAGTAGATCGGAAGTTTCATTATCCAGAGAGTTTAAGTTTTTGCATAGTTCCGTTACATGGTCTGGTGTTCCCATTATGGCGGCAAATATGGATACTGTTGGTACTTTTGAAATGGCACTAACATTGTCAAAAGAAAATTTATTCACAGCCATTCACAAACACTATTCAGTAGATCAATGGACGTATTTCATGAAAAATGCTCCCGAAAATATTCAGGATTACATCGCTGTAAGTTCAGGAACTAGCAAAAATGATTTCAAAAAAATGGGCGAAATATTCGACCAAAATCCACAACTGAAATTCATTTGCATTGATGTTGCCAATGGCTATTCAGAACATTTTGTGCTTTTTCTAAAACAAGCCCGTAAACAATATCCCGACAAAGTAATTATTGCCGGAAATGTAGTCACTGGCGAAATGGTCGAAGAATTATTACTCGCTGGTGCTGATATTGTAAAAGTAGGTATTGGTCCAGGATCTGTTTGTACTACTAGGGTAAAAACAGGTGTGGGCTATCCGCAACTTTCTGCCATTATCGAATGTGCCGATGCCGCTCACGGTTTGGGTGGACACATCATTAGCGATGGTGGATGCACCACACCTGGCGATGTTTCCAAAGCTTTTGGAGCAGGAGCCGATTTTGTAATGCTGGGCGGAATGCTCGCTGGTCATACCGAAAGTGGCGGAGAATTAATTGAAATTGAAGGCGAAAAATATAAAAAATTCTATGGAATGAGTTCAGAAACAGCCATGAACAAGCACGTTGGTGGTGTGGCTGAATACCGTGCCAGCGAAGGAAAAACAGTTCAGATTCCATATAAAGGCAATGTTAGTATAACCTTGAAAGATATTTTGGGCGGCATTAGAAGTACGTGTACTTATGTTGGTGCATCCAAATTAAAAGAACTTACCAAGAGAACTACTTTTATTCGAGTTTTAGAACAAGAGAATGTAATTTTCAATAAATAA